A genomic region of Candidatus Zymogenus saltonus contains the following coding sequences:
- a CDS encoding site-specific DNA-methyltransferase gives MKPTLPRNTIICGDCEEVLRSFPDNSVDLIVTSPPYADSRRNTYGGVHPDRYVEWFLPKSEDFLRVLTETGTFILNIKERVANGERHTYVIELILKMRKQGWLWTEEYIWHKKNCFPGKWPNRFRDAWERLLQFNKNKQFKMFQEEVMVPMGDWAKTRLNNLSETDKTRDESKVESGFGKNISNWVGREMAYPTNVLHLATECANRSHSATFPYALPEWFIKLFTEVGDVVLDPFLGSGSTAVAAKRLGRSYIGIDIDEEYCRLA, from the coding sequence ATGAAGCCGACCCTGCCAAGAAACACGATAATCTGCGGTGACTGCGAGGAAGTCCTTCGCTCCTTTCCCGACAACAGCGTCGATCTGATCGTCACCTCGCCCCCCTACGCCGACAGCAGGAGGAACACCTACGGGGGCGTTCATCCCGACAGATATGTGGAATGGTTTCTGCCCAAGTCGGAGGATTTCCTAAGGGTGCTGACCGAAACGGGGACCTTCATCTTGAATATCAAGGAGCGTGTCGCAAACGGCGAACGGCACACCTACGTGATCGAGCTCATCCTCAAGATGAGGAAGCAGGGATGGCTCTGGACGGAGGAATACATCTGGCACAAGAAGAACTGTTTCCCCGGCAAATGGCCCAACCGCTTCAGGGACGCCTGGGAGAGACTTCTCCAGTTCAACAAAAATAAGCAGTTCAAGATGTTTCAGGAAGAGGTCATGGTCCCCATGGGGGATTGGGCGAAGACGAGACTGAACAATCTTAGCGAGACGGACAAAACAAGGGATGAATCAAAGGTGGAAAGCGGCTTCGGGAAGAACATCTCCAATTGGGTCGGGAGGGAGATGGCCTATCCCACAAACGTCCTCCACCTCGCCACCGAGTGCGCCAACAGAAGCCACAGCGCAACCTTCCCTTACGCCCTTCCCGAATGGTTTATCAAGCTGTTCACTGAAGTGGGCGACGTCGTATTGGACCCGTTTCTGGGCTCCGGCTCCACGGCGGTCGCCGCAAAGAGGCTGGGGAGATCATACATAGGGATCGATATCGACGAGGAGTACTGCAGGCTGGCTTAG